The Spiroplasma corruscae DNA window AACATAATTGAAAATTACTTTTTTAGAGGTACCGACTTTGGTTATGGAGCTACTATAGCTGTTGTTTTAGCTGTTTTATTATTGTTAATAATGGGTATTATGAAATTAATATCTAACAAATTCGAAGTAAGGGGGTCTAAAAAATGAAAAAGTTCTTCAAATCCTGTTATTTCTTAATAATAATGCTTTTCATTTATATACCAATTGCCACAATGATCTTTTTATCATTTAATAATGGTAAAAATGTAGATGATTTTACAGGTTTTAGTTTTAAATGATATGAATATTTAATTAACTATTCACCATTTATTAAATCAATTACAGTATCATTATTTGTTGCGATGATTTCAACAATAATATCAATTATTGTTGGTGTTATGGCTTGTTATGGACTAAGTAGAATAAAGAGAAAAACTGCAAATAGATGAGTAAGAATTGCAAACATACCATTAGTAAATGCAGATGTAATTACCGCAGTTAGTTTAATGATAATATTTGTTCTAGCTGGAATAAAGTTTGGTATAGTAACTTTGATTGCAGCACATATATCATTTAACATACCTTATGTTATAGTAACTGTTTTACCATTTATGAATAGAATTGATAAAAACTTGGTAGATGCTTCTAATGATCTTGGCGCAAGCTCTAAACAAACTTTCTTTAAAGTTATTTTACCAATATTATTACCATCAATAATCACTGCCACTGCAATATGTTTTGCGATGAGTTTTGATGATTTTATTATTTCATATTTCACTGGTGGTGATCAAACAAACGTTTCAACTTTCATATACACTGCTAAAAAAATAACCCCTTACATAAATGCATTTGGGACTATTTTGGTGGTTACTATTGTATTTATCATATTAGTATGAAATGCAATACAGATTACTTTACAAAGCATTAAAGAAAATAAACAAAAACTTAAAAAAGGTACTTATAGATTAAAAGATATAAGCTCAATTGAAAAACGTATTATATATTACAAAAAATGTATTGAAACTGAATCAAAAATATTTTTAAGTCTTAATCCATTGTTATGATTAAAATATAAGTTTTTACAAATGGAATATAAAAGATTAAGTAACAAAAGTTTAGACTCAAAAATAAGTAAATTAGAATGAAAAAAAGAACTTCTTGTTGAAAAAATTAATGATGATTCAAGAGCCTTATCTATTCTTGAAAGATTAGAAAATAAAAAGGCTATTTTAAAACAAAAAACAAATTTGAAAAAAGTTAAAAACTTAGATTTGATATTAAGTAGTTTAGATAAAAAAATACAAAAGTATCAATCAAAAGTAGATTTGATCAATGAAAGAAAACTAAAATCTGAACAAGATATAATTGAATTACAAAATGATATTAAGATATTGAAAACAGATTTATCAAATGAAAAAGAACCGAATGAAAAATTAGTTTCTTGATATAATAACAAAATTAAAGATTTAGAAGTGCAAATTAATATTTTAAAAGAAGGTAAAAATAAGTACAAGTTAAAACAAACTATTGATAAGCTAAGTGACTTAAAAACAAAACAAGAACAAAAACTTATTAATAAGTATGAAGAGTTACAAATATTTAAAAGAAAAGTAAAAAGAGTTGTACCGTTTGGTCATAATTTAGACAAAAGTCTAATTAAAAACTCTAGCAATAAAGAAATGGTTTCTTATCTTAAAGATAAAAAACATAATCTAACTCAAAAAGAGATTGCCAAGTATACTTCACTTATTCAAAATAATGACACTAAGTTAGAAAAACTTTTAAGTAAAATATTAGATAAAAAAGAGAAGTACTTTCCTTCAAATATTTCTGAAACAGTTAATGTAAAAAACAATGTATGGGTAAAAAGAAACTGAAAAAAAGTTTTAATGTCAACATCGGTTTTAGCCGCCTTTTCATTACTTACTACCGCGTATGCATTAAATAATGTATATGATTTAGTAATAGGAAACTGAGGAAGTTATATTGCCCCTGGTGTTATTGAAGAGTTTGAAAAAAAAGAAGGAGTTAGAATTAACTACCAGCAATATGATTCAAACGAAAGTTTATATAATAAAATATATACATTTAACTATGATGCGATGGTTCCTAGTGAGTATATGGTTAAGAAACTTGCAGAAGAAGATAAATTGCAAAAAATAGATTATAACTGTATAAAAACAATAAATCTACCAAATGGAGTTGTTGGAGAGAATGGAATAGAAGGAATAGTCCCTAAAGGTGTTTGTCAATTTGACTCAATTGAAAATCAAGAAAATGTAGAAAAACCATATGATATTGATAAAGATCTAGTAACAGTTTTAAGAAAAACTGTAATTGGTTCAGGTAATGATGTACAAAGCTTATTTGACTATTCAATAAACTGATTCTGAGGTGATGTTAGATTGGCATTTAATATTGGGACAGATGATCAACAACCAAGACAAGAATTAATTGAATTTATGGATAAACACGATTTATTTATAAAAGAGAGTAAAGATGAAAAGTCATCATTAGGTGATAATCCATTTGAATGAAAATTAAATACTAAAAATCTATCTTGAGATATACTATGAGATGCAGCCAAAGAAGGATTCGACCTAAAATTAAATGAGGACCCTAAAAATGTATTCATGTATGCATTTGAAAGATTATATGGTCAAGTTGATGCTAATGGTGATTCTATAAAACTATCATCGGCACAAAAACAAGAATGAATTGATGCTGCAGCAAATGAAGTACAAAAACTACTGAGTTACAATAACGTTGGTTTATATGGAGATAATATAATGGATGCAGTACATGCTAAAAATTATGACATAGCCGTTATTTATAATGGAGATTTATTGTGAGCAACTGCTCCTGATTATGAGTCAGAAGATGCTGAGGACGAAGATACTACACCAACTGATGATTCAAACAATGATACTGATACTAGTGGTAGTGATGAATCTGAAGAAGAAAACTCTTGAGTTTATACAACACTTTCTGGTACTCCACAATACGAACACCCTGGAGATAATAAAGACCCAAGAAATTTTAAAGAGGGAACTAATGTTTGAAGTGACAACCTAGTTATTAGTAAAGATAACAGAAATTTAGAATTAACTTATAAATTTATTAATTTTATGTATACATATGATATACAAATGAGACAAGCCGAAGAAGCAACCGCTGCTACAATTATGGGTGATGTCAATGAGCAAATTGCCAATGAAGGAGAAGATCCTTGAAGTGAGTGATTCCATCCAGAAGTAGATGGTGCTCAACCATTTGGTTTTGATGAAAAAATGGATAATTATTTAGTAGATAAATTTAATCAAATAATATCTACAAAACATTAATAAATTTAAAAATTTATTTAATAAATGATTATATTTTTGTATAATCATTTTTGTAATGGTACCATAGCCAAGAGGCTAAGGCATGGGACTGCAACTCCCTGATCGTCGGTTCGACTCCGACTGGTACCTCCATTAAGAAGACAAGAACACTAAAGTGTTCTTTTTGTTTGTCTAAGTTATTGATAATTTAAAAATATATTTAATAATATTTAAAAAAGTTTTAAAAAAGTTTCATTATTAAAAAAAAATTGCTATAATAATAATTGTCAATTTTAAATTAGTTGAAAAAAATCATAATATTATATTATAATTAATTTGGTTTTGTTTTATATGCGCCTTTAGATCAATTGGATAGATCGTTTGACTACGGATCAAAAGGTTAGGGGTTCGAGTCCCTTAAGGCGCGCCATTAGAGAAACCGAATATTATAGTATATATTATTTATTGTAATATTCACATCATCGGGAAGTGGCTCAGCTTGGTAGAGCATTCGGTTTGGGACCGAAGGGTCGCAGGTTCGAATCCTGTCTTCCCGACCATTATATTTTTTATATGGGCCCGTAGCTCAGCTGGGAGAGCACCTGCCTTGCACGCAGGGGGTCGACGGTTCGATCCCGTTCGGGTCCACCATATATGGCGGGGTAGCTCAGCTGGTTAGAGCGCTCGGCTCATACCCGGGAGGTCAAGAGTTCAAGTCTCTTCCCCGCTACCATATATATTTTTTGGACCTTTAGCTCAGTTGGTTAGAGCATCCGGCTCATAACCGGATGGTCATTGGTTCGAGTCCAATAAGGTCCACCACATATGACTCTAGATACACGCTATAGGTCTGTGATTGAAATTTATTTCTGGAAGATTACCCAAGTCTGGCTGAAGGGGTCGGTCTTGAAAACCGAGAGTCGGGGAAACCCGAGCGGGGGTTCGAATCCCTCATCTTCCGCCATTATTTCATATCGCGGGGTGGAGCAGTTGGTAGCTCGTCGGGCTCATAACCCGAAGGTCGTAGGTTCAAGTCCTGCCCCCGCAACCATTATGGCCCCATAGCGAAGTTGGTTATCGCGCCTCCCTGTCACGGAGGAGATCACGGGTTCGAGTCCCGTTGGGGTCGCCATTTGGTTTCGTAGCTCAGTTGGTAGAGCAGTTGACTGAAGCTCAACGTGTCGGCGGTTCAATTCCGTCCGAAACCACCATTAAAAGAATCTTTGCACTTTAAAGTGCTTTTTTTTATTAATAAAACTTAATTTTGCAATTCACAATAATTAGTGTAAAATAAATTATTATGTGAAGAACTACAAGAGATATACTTACAAATACAATATACTTTCAAAAAAACAAACTGTTTATAGGATTGGTTATTATATCAGCTATATTAAATTTGTCATTTTTTTATTCATATGATTATGAATTGTTATATTCGTTCGGAATATATTTTCTAATAATATCATTATTATCAATATTAGTAACTATTTTTAATATAATAATTTCTTGTAAAAAAATATTAATTGAATATGGTTTTAGCATAAAGATGCTCCATACAAAAGAATTATATGATTCATTACTAAATGCTTTATATGTACTATCACCTTTGTTTTTTATATTATTAAACTTAGTTACAGTATTAAAAATAATTTTAAAAAGGTATTTATCATTTGCAAAGTTTAAGTTTTACTTTTATTACATTTTTAAAATTGAGTATAAGTTAAGAGAATTAATTAATAATTATTTATTAAAGTATTTCTTATATATAAGAAGAGTTTATATGCAATTAGTTGTAAAAATAGAAACAAAAAAAGTAACTGTATTTAACCGTTACTTTTTTTATTTTGTTCATTAGCATTATATAAAGACTTAAATAGACCTTCTACTTTTATTAACTCATCATATGTCCCTTGTTGAATGATTCCAACACCAGGCTCAATAACATATATCACATCAAAGTTTTTAATTGTTGATAGTCTATGAGCAATCGAAATAGTAGTTCTATTAACCATTAGTTTCTCAAGCTCAGTTTGAATTTCTCTTTCTACTATATTATCTAATGCACTAGTTGCTTCATCAAGTATTAAAATTTCTGGATCTTTTAATATTAGTCTAGCAATAACTAATCTTTGTTTTTGTCCTCCTGATAATTGACTTCCTCTTTCAAATAAAATTGTGTCATAACCATCAGGTCAACTTTCAATTAAAGAGTGAAGTTTCGCCTTTTTACAAGCATCTATCACTTGTTCTTTTGAGATGTTTTCAAGTCCATATTTTACATTATTCAATATAGTGCCGCTTAATATTTGTGGTTCCTGATCAACATAACCTACCTTATCTAATCAAGACTTTAGATTTAAACTCTTAAGATTATACTTTTCATTAATTATAATTTCTCCCATTGTTGGGTCATAGAATCTTAACATTAATTTTGCGATTGTAGATTTTCCACTTCCTGTAGGTCCTACAAAGGCGTACCTTTTTCCTTTTTCAAATGAAATATCTAAGTTTTTAAACAAAACTTTCTCACTTTCTGGGTAAGAGAATCCAATTTTTTTTAATTTAGCAACTTTAAATTGTTCTTCAAATAATTGTGGTTCGTGTTTATTTATTTCAATATCCTGTTCAAGTATAAAACTAATATTATCTGCAGCTATTTTACATGATGGTACATCATATATTACCTGTCTTAATTGTAATAATGGTAATGTCATAACAACAACACCTGTTGTAAATGCTGATATTATACTAATCAAGGTTTGTGAGTTATCATAAAATAAAAATACACCAAAGATAACAGAAGCCATTGCAAAAGAACCTATACCTCCTAAAATAATTGTTGAAGGAATTTCAGATAAATAGCTTTTTGATTTATTTTTTTTCTCTACTTTTTTTGTATCTTTTTTATAATGTTCTTTCTCCATATCGAATGAACCTGATGATTTGATAAGCCTAATACTATATATTTTTTCACTTGTTTTATGATCAATATCCTTAGCAAAACCTTCAATTCTTTTTGTAAATATATTTGTTGCGAATGCAAATATTACTACAAGTACCCCACATATAAATAACAAACCAAATACCGAAAGGGCAAGTTTTCAGTTTAGTATAAACATCTCTATTGCGCAAAGAAGAATAGAAGATACTGATAATGAATATATAAAAGGTCCTTCTTTTACGTTCTTGCTTATCATATGAATATCTTTGACTAGCACATTTGCTATTTGACCAACCTTATTTTTGTTGAAAAAATTTATGTCTTGGTCAATTAATCTATTCATAAGTTCTCTTTTTAAGTAGGTCTCGTATGATTCGCTAATGTATGATGAGATAATAAATGAAGCATAAGATATAGCTACAACTACTAAAATATCCCCAATCATAAAAAATGCTAAATCAAATAACGATAACCTCAGGTTATTTAAACCAGCGATAATAACAATAACTTCGCTACCATCATATTCAACATAATCATAAAAAAATCCATGAATCATATCGTTAACTAATTGTTTTTTATCAAGTTTATTAGCAATAAAGTCCTTTAAATAACCTTCTATTAACGACCAATCCTTTGGGTCAATTTGTTTTTTTAATATATCTAATAATTTATCAGGATCATCTGTTGAATCTAAAACACTTTTAGCCACTAGCAATGAAGTAATATATTTAATAGCTTCAATATTTGCGACAAGCGTTACTGCCATTATTAATGTTAATGTAAACAAAATACTTGAAAGTATTCATCGTCTTTTCAATGCGGTAAATAGGTGCTTTGCCAAGTTATCTTTAGTTTTAAAAGAGTTATTTTCCATATTAACCTCCTATAACAATTATTATAAACCTTTTGCTTTTTTAAATTAGCAAGTTTTAAAGTAAATTCAAAATAAATATATTATAATAAGTTAGTAGTTAGTAGTTGCTTTTATATGCTTACATAAAGGGTAAGTGTTTCTACGTTGGACCTATTCAACACTATAAGCACTCTAGAATATTAATTAAAACTTCTATTAATTACAATATAAAAGACTTAGCATATTTTAATGCTAAGTTTATTTTCTTTGGAGGTAGAATGAAGAAATTAAAGAAAAATGATGACTTCAATATCGAAAGAACAAAAGATGAAATTGTTAATAATAGCAAAAGAAGCTTTATTCCGAGGTATTTTAAGTTTGATTCTTTGAAAGCAACTTTTAAAAAAGAAATAATAGGAGGGCTAAGCACTTTCCTAGCAATGGTTTATATATTATCAGTAGAACCAACAATATTAAGTGGTGCAGATGGTATTAACGGAGATAAAATGAGTTATGGTGGAGTATTCGTTGCAACAGCAATATCATCATTTATATGTACATTGTTAATGGGATTATTTGCTAATTTACCAGTTGGTGTTGCTCCAAGTATGGGTCTAAATGCTATGTTTACATTTAATATTGCAAATAGTGGTAACATTGGTTATGAAGGAGCATTGATTGCTACAATGATATCTTCAATATTATTTACTGTTATATCAATAACTAAACTACGTTCATTATTGATAAAATGTATTCCACATTCAATGCATTTAGCATTTGGTGTTGGAATTGGATTTTTTATAGCTTATGTTGGTCTTACTAACATTGGATGATTCGCAACGAAAGATGGAATACCAATAGCATCTTTATCCAAGTTTAAAGAGAATTATATTGGGATAATCGTAGGTATGATTATTTTATTTGGATCAATAATACTATTTTTTAAAAAATTTATTGCACCAGTCGCAATAATGATGTTAGTTGGCTTTATTTTTGCAATTATATTAGCTAATACAGTA harbors:
- the potCD gene encoding spermidine/putrescine ABC transporter permease/substrate-binding protein, whose translation is MKKFFKSCYFLIIMLFIYIPIATMIFLSFNNGKNVDDFTGFSFKWYEYLINYSPFIKSITVSLFVAMISTIISIIVGVMACYGLSRIKRKTANRWVRIANIPLVNADVITAVSLMIIFVLAGIKFGIVTLIAAHISFNIPYVIVTVLPFMNRIDKNLVDASNDLGASSKQTFFKVILPILLPSIITATAICFAMSFDDFIISYFTGGDQTNVSTFIYTAKKITPYINAFGTILVVTIVFIILVWNAIQITLQSIKENKQKLKKGTYRLKDISSIEKRIIYYKKCIETESKIFLSLNPLLWLKYKFLQMEYKRLSNKSLDSKISKLEWKKELLVEKINDDSRALSILERLENKKAILKQKTNLKKVKNLDLILSSLDKKIQKYQSKVDLINERKLKSEQDIIELQNDIKILKTDLSNEKEPNEKLVSWYNNKIKDLEVQINILKEGKNKYKLKQTIDKLSDLKTKQEQKLINKYEELQIFKRKVKRVVPFGHNLDKSLIKNSSNKEMVSYLKDKKHNLTQKEIAKYTSLIQNNDTKLEKLLSKILDKKEKYFPSNISETVNVKNNVWVKRNWKKVLMSTSVLAAFSLLTTAYALNNVYDLVIGNWGSYIAPGVIEEFEKKEGVRINYQQYDSNESLYNKIYTFNYDAMVPSEYMVKKLAEEDKLQKIDYNCIKTINLPNGVVGENGIEGIVPKGVCQFDSIENQENVEKPYDIDKDLVTVLRKTVIGSGNDVQSLFDYSINWFWGDVRLAFNIGTDDQQPRQELIEFMDKHDLFIKESKDEKSSLGDNPFEWKLNTKNLSWDILWDAAKEGFDLKLNEDPKNVFMYAFERLYGQVDANGDSIKLSSAQKQEWIDAAANEVQKLLSYNNVGLYGDNIMDAVHAKNYDIAVIYNGDLLWATAPDYESEDAEDEDTTPTDDSNNDTDTSGSDESEEENSWVYTTLSGTPQYEHPGDNKDPRNFKEGTNVWSDNLVISKDNRNLELTYKFINFMYTYDIQMRQAEEATAATIMGDVNEQIANEGEDPWSEWFHPEVDGAQPFGFDEKMDNYLVDKFNQIISTKH
- a CDS encoding ABC transporter ATP-binding protein gives rise to the protein MENNSFKTKDNLAKHLFTALKRRWILSSILFTLTLIMAVTLVANIEAIKYITSLLVAKSVLDSTDDPDKLLDILKKQIDPKDWSLIEGYLKDFIANKLDKKQLVNDMIHGFFYDYVEYDGSEVIVIIAGLNNLRLSLFDLAFFMIGDILVVVAISYASFIISSYISESYETYLKRELMNRLIDQDINFFNKNKVGQIANVLVKDIHMISKNVKEGPFIYSLSVSSILLCAIEMFILNWKLALSVFGLLFICGVLVVIFAFATNIFTKRIEGFAKDIDHKTSEKIYSIRLIKSSGSFDMEKEHYKKDTKKVEKKNKSKSYLSEIPSTIILGGIGSFAMASVIFGVFLFYDNSQTLISIISAFTTGVVVMTLPLLQLRQVIYDVPSCKIAADNISFILEQDIEINKHEPQLFEEQFKVAKLKKIGFSYPESEKVLFKNLDISFEKGKRYAFVGPTGSGKSTIAKLMLRFYDPTMGEIIINEKYNLKSLNLKSWLDKVGYVDQEPQILSGTILNNVKYGLENISKEQVIDACKKAKLHSLIESWPDGYDTILFERGSQLSGGQKQRLVIARLILKDPEILILDEATSALDNIVEREIQTELEKLMVNRTTISIAHRLSTIKNFDVIYVIEPGVGIIQQGTYDELIKVEGLFKSLYNANEQNKKSNG
- a CDS encoding NCS2 family permease, which codes for MKKLKKNDDFNIERTKDEIVNNSKRSFIPRYFKFDSLKATFKKEIIGGLSTFLAMVYILSVEPTILSGADGINGDKMSYGGVFVATAISSFICTLLMGLFANLPVGVAPSMGLNAMFTFNIANSGNIGYEGALIATMISSILFTVISITKLRSLLIKCIPHSMHLAFGVGIGFFIAYVGLTNIGWFATKDGIPIASLSKFKENYIGIIVGMIILFGSIILFFKKFIAPVAIMMLVGFIFAIILANTVDDIAVSTAFGVSKWDGWHYSDFSGFWYNIKNSYSEIGNVNIWNKPVMYVSVFIFVILNFFDATGTLKTINIETNKITERNDDLSNSSLIIDASSTIVGSALGVSHMSAYVESCVGISQGSRTGFSTIITSLLFLLSLVLFPLFKMIPGCISGAATVFIGTIMIKSITDIEWKKPEIGLGAFFSIIFMITTYSIANGIAVGMLAYTAGCIATKQGKKVPILVWLLDVVFIAYFIAYAFI